Proteins co-encoded in one Nicotiana sylvestris chromosome 7, ASM39365v2, whole genome shotgun sequence genomic window:
- the LOC138873156 gene encoding uncharacterized protein yields the protein MKLALENKALRAQIQKMKIVAENQEKSRKDERLISGLKRKLAKCEDDLEKSEGNLARARAQLAKNIEGRAEFVRQLKRKYEGTVTTLKKRLTTLENEMAKQAKNFKVEMEHCNALMA from the coding sequence ATGAAATTGGCTCTAGAAAACAAGGCCCTTCGAGCAcagatccaaaaaatgaaaatagttgcTGAGAATCAGGAAAAGAGCCGAAAGGATGAAAGACTCATAAGTGGTCTCAAGAGGAAATTAGCTAAGTGTGAGGATGATCTGGAAAAATCTGAGGGTAATCTAGCGAGGGCCCGGGCACAGTTAGCGAAGAATATAGAGGGACGAGCAGAGTTTGTCCGACagttgaaaagaaaatatgagggaaCAGTCACCACTTTGAAGAAAAGGCTAACTACCctcgaaaatgagatggccaagcaAGCTAAGAACTTTAAAGTAGAAATGGAACATTGCAATGCATTAATGGCCTAG
- the LOC104226018 gene encoding gibberellin 2-beta-dioxygenase 1-like — protein MVVLSKPAIEHLSKANNCKPTSFFNGVPLIDLSKPDSKNLIVKACEEFGFFKVVNHSVPTEFITKLESEAINFFSSPLSQKEKAGPPDPFGYGNKQIGPNGDLGWVEYIFVATDSEISYHKFSSIFGVNPETIRTAVNDYASAVKKMACEILEMLEEGLKIHPRNVFSKLLMDAKSDSVFRLNHYPPCPEIQQFSDHNLIGFGEHTDPQIISVLRSNNTCGLQISLKNGHWISVPPDPNSFFINVGDSLQVMTNGRFKSVRHRVLANSVKSRLSTIYFGGPPLRGKIAPLASLMEGEESLYKEFKWFEYKKSAYKTRLADNRLVLFEKIASK, from the exons ATGGTAGTCTTGTCCAAACCAGCCATTGAGCACTTGTCCAAAGCGAATAACTGCAAACCAACCTCATTCTTCAATGGTGTTCCATTGATTGACCTCTCAAAACCTGACTCTAAAAACCTCATTGTTAAGGCCTGTGAAGAATTTGGATTCTTCAAAGTCGTCAACCATAGCGTCCCTACGGAATTCATAACTAAACTTGAATCCGAAGCCATTAATTTCTTCTCCTCTCCCCTCTCTCAGAAAGAAAAAGCTGGACCACCCGACCCTTTTGGCTATGGGAATAAGCAGATTGGACCCAATGGTGATTTGGGTTGGGTCGAATACATTTTTGTGGCAACAGACTCTGAAATCAGTTACCACAAATTCTCATCTATATTCGGTGTAAACCCGGAAACAATACG CACTGCAGTAAATGATTATGCGTCAGCGGTGAAGAAAATGGCATGCGAGATTCTTGAAATGTTGGAAGAGGGATTAAAGATTCATCCGAGGAATGTTTTCAGTAAGCTTCTAATGGACGCAAAGAGTGACTCTGTTTTCAGGCTCAATCACTATCCCCCTTGTCCTGAGATTCAACAATTCAGTGACCATAATTTGATTGGATTTGGAGAGCATACTGACCCGCAAATCATATCTGTATTGAGATCCAACAACACTTGCGGACTTCAAATATCACTCAAAAATGGACACTGGATTTCTGTCCCACCTGATCCAAATTCTTTCTTCATTAATGTTGGTGATTCATTGCAG GTGATGACTAACGGGAGGTTTAAGAGTGTAAGGCACAGGGTATTGGCGAACAGTGTAAAATCAAGGCTATCAACGATATATTTTGGAGGACCGCCATTGAGGGGAAAGATAGCACCTTTGGCATCATTAATGGAAGGGGAAGAAAGCTTGTACAAAGAGTTTAAGTGGTTTGAGTACAAAAAATCTGCCTATAAAACTAGACTGGCCGATAATAGGTTGGTTCTATTTGAGAAAATTGcatccaaataa